Proteins encoded by one window of Arachis ipaensis cultivar K30076 chromosome B04, Araip1.1, whole genome shotgun sequence:
- the LOC107639006 gene encoding beta-D-xylosidase 1 — translation MIDVETQSRYEKASKFKPFKIRNSHHHDHTIYTQQHTKTHLIHHFSLTHHSNMASSPSCSNYCYNGNKSLLASVIVSVIVVTITISSGGVAIAEGGRVPFACDPKNGLTKTFRFCWTHVPIHVRVQDLIGRLTLAEKIRLVVNNAIAVPRLGIQGYEWWSEALHGVSNVGPGTKFGGPFPGATSFPQVITTAASFNQSLWLEIGRVVSDEARAMYNGGAAGLTFWSPNVNIFRDPRWGRGQETPGEDPTLAAKYAASYVQGLQGNGAGDRLKVAACCKHYTAYDLDNWNGIDRFHFNAKVSKQDLADTYDVPFKACVLEGKVASVMCSYNQVNGKPTCADPELLRSTIRGQWGLNGLVHSVFFFVGVYYDSQHYTRTPEEAAADAIKAGLDLDCGPFLAIHTDAAIRQGLISENDLNLALANLITVQMRLGMFDGEPSAQQYGNLGPRDVCTPAHQELALEAARQGIVLLENKGNALPLSPTRVRTVAVIGPNSDVTVTMIGNYAGVACGYTSPLQGISRYVKTVHQEGCRDVACGGNQLFGAAEIASRRTDATILVMGLDQSIEAETRDRVGLLLPGLQQELVSRVARAARGPVVLVIMSGGPVDVSFAKNDPKITAILWAGYPGQAGGTAIADVIFGRTNPGGRLPMTWYPQSYLSKVPMTIMDMRPNPSTGYPGRTYRFYKGPVVYPFGHGLSYSRFSQTLVLAPKQVSVSFSTPLKAQTNSTWASSSIKVSHANCDALHMGFHVDVKNEGSMDGTHTLLIFSKPPIKGNNNWSEDKKLVSFHKVLVPAGSKQRVSVGVHVCKHLSVVDEFGVRRIPMGDHELHIGDLKHSISVQTQD, via the exons atgatcgACGTGGAAACCCAATCAAGATATGAAAAAGCTTCAAAGTTCAAACCCTTTAAAATACGCAACTCCCACCACCATGACCACACTATATATACACAACAACACACAAAGACACACCTCATTCATCACTTCTCACTTACTCATCATTCAAACATGGCTTCTTCCCCTTCTTGTTCTAATTATTGTTACAACGGTAACAAGAGTTTGTTAGCATCGGTTATCGTGTCAGTTATTGTGGTAACAATAACGATAAGTAGTGGGGGCGTGGCAATTGCGGAAGGAGGGAGGGTGCCGTTTGCATGTGACCCGAAAAACGGTTTAACGAAGACGTTCAGATTCTGTTGGACGCACGTGCCAATCCACGTGAGGGTGCAGGACCTCATAGGGAGGCTCACATTGGCGGAGAAGATAAGGCTGGTGGTTAATAACGCCATAGCGGTTCCAAGGCTTGGGATTCAGGGCTATGAGTGGTGGTCGGAGGCCTTACACGGTGTTTCTAATGTGGGCCCAGGGACTAAGTTCGGTGGGCCCTTCCCTGGTGCCACTAGCTTCCCTCAGGTCATCACAACCGCTGCTTCTTTCAACCAGTCTCTATGGCTTGAAATCGGACGG GTGGTGTCTGATGAAGCAAGGGCAATGTACAATGGTGGAGCTGCAGGGTTGACATTTTGGAGTCCTAATGTGAACATTTTTCGCGATCCTCGATGGGGTCGTGGCCAGGAGACTCCTGGCGAAGACCCCACCTTGGCCGCGAAATATGCTGCAAGCTATGTGCAAGGACTCCAAGGCAACGGCGCGGGTGACCGGCTCAAGGTGGCTGCTTGTTGTAAACACTACACTGCCTATGATCTTGATAATTGGAACGGCATAGACAGATTTCATTTCAATGCCAAG GTTAGCAAGCAAGACTTGGCGGACACCTATGACGTACCATTCAAAGCTTGTGTGTTGGAAGGGAAGGTGGCTAGTGTCATGTGTTCCTACAATCAGGTCAATGGCAAGCCCACTTGTGCCGACCCCGAACTCCTTCGCAGCACCATCCGCGGCCAATGGGGTCTCAATGGGTTAGTAC atagtgtttttttttttgtcggaGTATACTATGATAGCCAACACTACACAAGGACGCCGGAAGAGGCGGCGGCGGATGCCATCAAAGCAGGCTTGGACTTGGACTGCGGCCCATTCTTGGCGATCCACACGGATGCGGCCATTAGACAAGGGCTCATTTCAGAGAACGATCTTAATCTTGCTTTGGCTAACCTTATTACGGTCCAAATGAGATTGGGCATGTTTGATGGTGAACCTTCGGCCCAACAGTATGGGAATTTGGGCCCAAGAGATGTGTGTACCCCGGCCCACCAAGAACTGGCCCTTGAGGCAGCTAGACAAGGCATCGTGTTGCTTGAAAACAAAGGGAACGCGTTGCCTTTATCCCCTACGCGGGTTCGCACCGTAGCTGTCATTGGGCCCAATTCAGATGTTACTGTTACAATGATAGGAAACTATGCTG GTGTTGCATGTGGCTACACATCACCATTACAAGGGATTTCAAGATATGTTAAGACCGTACATCAAGAAGGGTGCAGGGATGTTGCATGTGGAGGCAACCAACTATTTGGAGCCGCAGAGATCGCATCCAGGCGAACAGATGCAACAATACTTGTCATGGGCCTGGACCAGTCCATAGAGGCTGAGACCAGGGACAGGGTTGGGCTTCTCTTACCGGGCCTCCAACAGGAGCTTGTGTCCAGAGTTGCCAGGGCCGCCAGGGGCCCAGTTGTCTTGGTCATCATGTCTGGTGGCCCAGTTGATGTCTCATTCGCCAAAAATGATCCCAAGATCACTGCAATTTTGTGGGCTGGTTATCCTGGCCAAGCTGGAGGAACTGCCATTGCTGATGTCATCTTTGGCAGAACCAATCCAG GTGGAAGGCTTCCAATGACATGGTACCCACAAAGCTATCTATCGAAAGTGCCAATGACAATAATGGACATGCGTCCAAACCCATCAACAGGGTAcccaggaagaacctacagattCTACAAGGGCCCAGTTGTGTACCCATTTGGGCATGGACTAAGCTACAGTAGATTCTCCCAAACCCTAGTACTTGCACCCAAACAAGTCTCAGTGTCCTTCTCAACTCCCCTCAAAGCCCAAACAAACTCAACTTGGGCCTCATCTTCAATCAAAGTGAGCCATGCAAATTGTGATGCCCTACATATGGGCTTCCATGTTGATGTGAAGAATGAAGGGTCAATGGATGGGACACACACCCTTTTGATTTTCTCTAAGCCACCAATTAAAGGGAATAATAATTGGTCAGAGGATAAGAAATTGGTGAGTTTTCATAAAGTGCTTGTTCCTGCTGGATCAAAGCAAAGGGTTAGTGTTGGTGTTCATGTTTGCAAGCATTTGTCTGTTGTTGATGAGTTTGGGGTCCGAAGGATCCCAATGGGTGACCATGAATTACATATCGGTGATCTCAAGCATTCTATTTCTGTCCAAACTCAGGACTAA